One genomic segment of Paenibacillus sp. FSL H8-0332 includes these proteins:
- a CDS encoding copper amine oxidase N-terminal domain-containing protein, which produces MKKLVSLLGISLLALVLAVPAFAADKPIKVYINDSNLAFTAGTPYLKDNTVLVPFRVVFEKLGLRVLWDSKTGTVTGTGTGLDISLKVGSKRASVNGTVKQLTVAPVSNAGTTYIPLRFIAEATGGTAVWDSASRSVKITASPSSASSEQEIKAIIQLANQYYNEEKAISFYSLVDAESDNTEAVSNMNSQFELYDIKNTIESLKVLSVTGNEATAYTVEKAVRTGGYYTPDEQYEYLYTLIRQDGAWKISEMELQESSVLLTREQGMKPAVLPQGDQTAIKDTLSKYYQGMNDRNADAVLASMTSYGAEVDDSYKEELRDHFKTYDLSYAVSSSNVFYYAADEAAVYTDVVITDGESKETYTQSLILLLSKSESGTWTIDNTYHIEFTVKS; this is translated from the coding sequence TTGAAGAAATTAGTATCCCTGCTAGGCATCAGTCTGCTGGCCCTTGTGCTGGCGGTTCCCGCTTTTGCCGCAGACAAACCCATTAAAGTGTATATTAACGACAGCAATCTTGCCTTCACAGCCGGCACTCCTTATCTGAAGGATAATACGGTGCTTGTGCCTTTCCGCGTTGTTTTTGAGAAGCTTGGGCTGCGGGTGCTGTGGGACTCCAAGACGGGTACGGTGACTGGCACCGGAACAGGCCTGGATATTAGCCTTAAGGTAGGCAGTAAGCGGGCCAGTGTCAACGGAACCGTCAAGCAGCTTACTGTCGCTCCTGTCTCTAACGCCGGGACCACTTACATCCCCTTGCGCTTCATCGCAGAAGCTACCGGGGGCACAGCGGTCTGGGATTCGGCCAGCCGCAGCGTGAAGATTACCGCATCGCCCTCCTCCGCCTCCAGTGAGCAGGAGATCAAGGCTATCATTCAACTAGCTAACCAATATTATAATGAAGAGAAGGCCATCAGCTTCTATTCGCTCGTTGATGCAGAGTCGGATAATACGGAAGCTGTAAGCAATATGAATTCCCAGTTCGAGCTATATGACATCAAGAACACGATCGAGAGTCTTAAAGTCCTCAGTGTTACGGGCAATGAAGCTACAGCCTATACTGTCGAAAAAGCAGTACGAACCGGCGGTTATTATACACCGGATGAGCAGTACGAATATTTATATACGCTGATTCGTCAAGACGGCGCCTGGAAGATCTCCGAAATGGAGCTGCAGGAATCCTCCGTGCTGCTGACACGTGAACAAGGCATGAAACCGGCTGTGCTGCCTCAGGGCGATCAGACCGCGATTAAGGATACGCTCAGCAAATACTATCAGGGTATGAATGACCGCAATGCTGACGCAGTCCTTGCCTCTATGACCTCGTACGGTGCGGAAGTGGATGACTCTTACAAAGAGGAGCTGCGTGATCATTTCAAAACCTACGATCTTAGCTATGCGGTGTCTTCCTCAAATGTCTTCTATTATGCTGCCGATGAAGCCGCAGTCTATACGGATGTGGTCATTACCGACGGTGAATCGAAGGAGACCTATACCCAGTCTCTGATCCTCCTGCTCTCCAAGTCGGAGAGCGGTACCTGGACGATCGACAACACTTATCATATAGAATTCACCGTGAAATCCTAA
- a CDS encoding NAD kinase — protein sequence MRYYVLDRGDELSIQLAEQFHKLAADRNLELDAKSPEIVISIGGDGTMLHAFHTFIDQIPNLAFVGVHTGHLGFYADWQAEELPSLIDYMCGEVGPHKPRIVQYPLLELEIHKKSGSSKHIALNEFTLKGVDGTVVIQVDINDVTFEMFRGDGLCVSTPSGSTAYNKSLGGAMVHPSIEALQIAEIASINNRVFRTMGSPLLLPGHHHCDIFSRKEQRLLLTIDHNNIPVDDLISVRAQVADKKISFARYRPFPFWNRVREAFLV from the coding sequence TTGAGATATTATGTTCTGGACCGCGGAGATGAATTGTCCATCCAACTAGCGGAGCAATTTCACAAGCTGGCGGCAGACCGGAATCTGGAGCTGGATGCCAAGTCACCGGAAATCGTAATTTCGATTGGCGGCGACGGCACGATGCTGCACGCTTTTCATACGTTTATCGATCAGATCCCGAACCTCGCATTTGTTGGCGTCCATACCGGCCATTTAGGCTTCTATGCGGACTGGCAGGCCGAAGAGCTGCCGTCCCTGATTGATTACATGTGCGGAGAGGTAGGGCCGCATAAACCGCGTATCGTACAGTACCCGCTGCTCGAACTGGAGATACATAAGAAATCCGGCTCCAGCAAGCACATTGCCCTGAATGAATTCACCCTTAAGGGGGTGGACGGGACGGTTGTGATCCAGGTGGATATTAATGATGTGACCTTCGAGATGTTCCGCGGGGACGGCCTCTGTGTATCCACACCTTCCGGCAGTACCGCCTATAACAAAAGTCTGGGAGGCGCTATGGTGCACCCCTCGATCGAGGCGCTGCAGATTGCTGAAATTGCCTCCATTAATAACCGGGTATTCCGGACCATGGGCTCGCCGCTGCTGCTGCCGGGGCATCATCACTGCGATATCTTCTCGCGCAAGGAGCAGCGCCTGCTGCTGACTATTGACCATAATAATATCCCGGTGGATGATCTGATTTCGGTACGCGCTCAGGTAGCGGACAAAAAAATCAGCTTCGCCCGCTACCGCCCCTTCCCCTTCTGGAACCGTGTCCGGGAGGCCTTCTTGGTCTAG